The proteins below come from a single Edaphobacter acidisoli genomic window:
- a CDS encoding alginate lyase family protein produces the protein MRRFVVQQLKRGAGTIGAVLLASMPCYANAAALRSPWDGVAVKATSASYDCPAVEHLPVDFVTNGFYRTDDPTHSIVDPAMMKAYHESSAPEKRDGDEVVAAADAYRTTGSLAAARCVIAHMEANARGRALTGKMSSNQAYYVQGWVLGGEAIAYLKVRESGVISPEQAAVILPWLKKVSQQTKDYYDAKEAKDAAAQNNHYYWAGVELAAVGIATNDRKDFDWAMSAAKQGIAAIQPDGTLPNEMHRAMRALHYHLYAAGPLVLMAELGMSNGVDLYAVNGGALKHLVRVSMAGMVDPTLFEKATGVKQEMGSPSNERIGWAESFNRRFPDPVITKLLSECKDKGYMYLGGLPPA, from the coding sequence ATGCGTAGATTTGTTGTGCAGCAGTTGAAGCGTGGTGCGGGAACGATTGGTGCGGTTTTGCTGGCTTCGATGCCTTGTTATGCGAACGCTGCGGCGTTGCGGTCGCCGTGGGATGGCGTTGCGGTGAAGGCCACGAGTGCTTCCTATGACTGCCCTGCAGTGGAGCACCTGCCGGTTGATTTTGTGACGAATGGGTTTTATAGGACGGATGATCCGACGCATTCGATTGTCGATCCGGCGATGATGAAGGCGTACCACGAGAGTTCGGCGCCAGAGAAGCGCGATGGCGATGAGGTGGTCGCGGCGGCGGATGCTTATCGGACGACGGGCTCGCTGGCGGCGGCTCGATGTGTGATTGCACACATGGAAGCGAATGCGCGCGGGCGGGCGTTGACGGGGAAGATGTCGTCGAACCAGGCGTACTACGTGCAGGGATGGGTGCTGGGTGGAGAGGCGATTGCGTATCTGAAGGTACGGGAGTCGGGCGTGATTTCGCCGGAGCAGGCAGCGGTGATTTTGCCGTGGCTGAAGAAGGTGTCGCAGCAGACGAAGGACTATTACGACGCGAAAGAGGCGAAGGATGCCGCAGCGCAGAACAACCACTATTACTGGGCCGGGGTGGAGCTGGCGGCGGTGGGAATCGCGACGAATGATCGTAAGGACTTCGACTGGGCGATGAGTGCGGCGAAGCAGGGGATTGCGGCCATTCAGCCGGATGGTACGCTGCCGAACGAGATGCACCGCGCCATGCGTGCACTGCACTATCACCTCTATGCTGCGGGTCCGCTGGTGCTGATGGCTGAGCTCGGGATGTCGAATGGTGTGGACCTGTATGCGGTGAATGGTGGTGCGTTGAAGCATCTGGTGCGCGTGTCGATGGCGGGGATGGTTGATCCGACGTTGTTTGAGAAGGCGACGGGGGTCAAGCAGGAGATGGGTTCTCCTTCCAACGAGCGGATTGGGTGGGCGGAGTCGTTTAATCGCAGGTTTCCTGATCCGGTGATTACGAAGCTGCTGAGCGAGTGCAAGGATAAAGGCTATATGTATCTGGGTGGATTGCCGCCTGCTTAG
- a CDS encoding NfeD family protein encodes MGSSSRQRRSNTPLFAISLIVLALLTPLFANAAPQGEVIKLTIHDTIQPISASYLQRGLDEAARRNARAVIVSLGTPGGLLDSTRVMVQDIENSPVPVIVYISPTGARAGSAGFFILESADIAAMAPGTNAGASHPILEGQTMGPILKQKIENDAAAFLRSFTERRGRNVTAAEDTVRNSKSYSDTEALNLHLIDLISPSDQSLLNSLDNRTIHRFNGATETLHTANAAIVTIEPSTRERLLSRLTNPNLAVLLLVVGGLLIYLEFNVPGTIVPGTLGTLFVLLALFGLDLLPIRHTAILLLIAAIVLMVLETKFASHGILALTGTIALVFGLATLVDAPIPQLRVHLATALGAGIGFGAISFGLAYLAFKAYRNKHLMGPEALIGGTAITRTALAPTGQVEIRGELWQATLHGLPTLPKGATVTVKGVHGLNLTVEPAPPDARAE; translated from the coding sequence GTGGGTTCATCTTCGCGGCAGCGAAGATCCAATACTCCGCTGTTCGCAATCTCTCTGATCGTCCTCGCCCTCCTCACCCCACTGTTCGCAAACGCAGCACCCCAGGGCGAAGTCATCAAGCTCACCATCCACGACACCATCCAGCCCATCTCCGCCAGCTATCTCCAGCGCGGACTCGACGAAGCCGCCCGCCGCAACGCCCGCGCCGTCATCGTCTCGCTCGGCACACCCGGCGGCCTGCTCGACTCCACCCGCGTCATGGTGCAGGACATCGAAAACTCCCCGGTCCCCGTCATCGTCTACATCTCCCCCACGGGAGCGCGCGCCGGGTCCGCCGGCTTCTTCATCCTCGAATCCGCCGACATCGCCGCCATGGCTCCCGGCACCAACGCCGGCGCATCCCATCCCATCCTCGAAGGCCAGACGATGGGCCCCATCCTCAAGCAAAAGATCGAGAACGACGCCGCAGCCTTCCTTCGCTCCTTCACCGAGCGCCGCGGCCGCAACGTCACCGCCGCCGAAGACACCGTCCGCAACTCAAAGTCCTACAGCGACACCGAAGCCCTCAACCTCCACCTCATCGACCTCATCTCCCCCAGCGACCAGTCCCTCCTCAACTCGCTCGACAACCGCACCATCCACCGCTTCAACGGCGCCACCGAAACCCTCCACACCGCCAACGCCGCCATCGTCACCATCGAGCCCTCCACCCGCGAGCGCCTCCTCTCGCGCCTCACCAATCCCAACCTCGCCGTCCTGCTGCTCGTCGTCGGCGGCCTGCTCATCTATCTCGAATTCAACGTCCCCGGCACCATCGTCCCCGGCACACTCGGCACACTCTTCGTCCTGCTCGCACTCTTCGGCCTCGACCTGCTCCCCATTCGCCACACCGCCATCCTCTTACTCATCGCCGCCATCGTCCTCATGGTGCTCGAGACCAAATTCGCCAGCCACGGCATCCTCGCTCTCACCGGAACCATCGCCCTCGTCTTCGGCCTGGCCACACTCGTCGATGCGCCCATCCCGCAGCTCCGCGTGCACCTCGCCACAGCGCTAGGCGCAGGCATCGGCTTCGGAGCCATCTCCTTCGGCCTCGCCTACCTCGCCTTCAAGGCCTACCGCAACAAGCACCTCATGGGTCCCGAAGCGCTCATCGGAGGCACAGCCATCACTCGCACCGCACTCGCCCCCACCGGCCAGGTCGAAATCCGCGGCGAGCTCTGGCAAGCCACCCTCCATGGCCTGCCCACCCTGCCCAAAGGCGCCACCGTCACCGTCAAAGGCGTCCACGGCCTCAATCTCACCGTCGAGCCCGCCCCGCCAGACGCCCGCGCAGAGTAA
- a CDS encoding sugar phosphate isomerase/epimerase family protein, producing the protein MPIHSHINRRSFLKTVSAGAIAATAIEVLGTPSIEAQQASSTKSARLFSGCCAYTYRNAFKQGFTLEKFIDKAVDLRLDAIDMTVYYMKSTDPGYIENLRWLAYKRAVRFSGAACGTSMVQADPAKRADSLVQIKKWIDVTDRLGASHLRIFAGPLPKGSSLTDATTWVVETMKAAADYSATKGIMVGLEDHYGVSQRADVCLEIMHRVNSPYAGINLDITHFDPKAGDYYQQIASCIPYATNTHIRTKFDDGTPIDMDRVWKMFADAGFKGYMSYEGEELDTPGIPPTIAEINRLCKKYSSV; encoded by the coding sequence ATGCCCATCCATTCCCACATCAACCGTCGCAGTTTCCTCAAGACCGTCAGCGCGGGGGCCATCGCCGCAACCGCCATCGAAGTCCTCGGCACGCCCTCCATCGAAGCCCAGCAGGCATCGTCAACAAAATCCGCGCGCCTCTTCTCCGGCTGCTGCGCCTACACCTACCGCAACGCATTCAAGCAAGGCTTCACGCTTGAAAAGTTCATCGACAAAGCCGTCGACCTCCGTCTCGACGCCATCGACATGACCGTCTACTACATGAAGTCCACCGACCCCGGCTACATCGAAAACCTTCGCTGGCTCGCCTACAAACGCGCCGTCCGATTCTCCGGCGCAGCCTGCGGCACCAGCATGGTCCAGGCCGACCCCGCCAAGCGCGCCGACTCCCTCGTCCAGATCAAAAAGTGGATCGACGTCACCGACCGCCTCGGCGCATCGCATCTCCGCATCTTCGCCGGCCCGCTCCCCAAGGGCAGCTCCCTCACCGACGCCACCACCTGGGTCGTCGAAACCATGAAGGCCGCCGCCGACTACTCCGCCACCAAAGGCATCATGGTCGGCCTCGAAGACCACTACGGCGTCTCCCAGCGCGCCGACGTCTGCCTCGAGATCATGCACCGCGTCAACTCACCCTACGCCGGCATCAACCTCGACATCACCCACTTCGACCCCAAAGCCGGCGACTACTACCAGCAGATCGCCTCCTGCATCCCCTACGCAACCAACACGCACATCCGCACCAAATTCGACGACGGCACCCCCATCGACATGGACCGCGTCTGGAAGATGTTCGCCGACGCCGGCTTCAAGGGCTACATGTCCTACGAAGGCGAAGAGCTCGACACCCCAGGCATCCCGCCCACCATCGCCGAAATCAATCGCCTCTGCAAAAAATACTCCAGCGTCTAA
- the queA gene encoding tRNA preQ1(34) S-adenosylmethionine ribosyltransferase-isomerase QueA, with protein sequence MLVKDFHFDLPEELIAQAPPAVRGSSRMMLLDRATGHFRDDHFRNLPTILRPGDLLILNDSRVIPARLYATRARSTHTQPNSPDPTGRIEVLLTQHLGATDWSVLVRPSRKIQPGERLLFHAPNQTQPVLEAEVIDATDFGERTLRFNPVENFHAVLDQIGHMPLPPYIHREDRAEDRDRYQTVYARKAESHQPGSAAAPTAGLHFTPEILAQLQQNSIQVEYLTLHVGLGTFQPVRVDDLADIRLHSEHYTLPAATAEAINRAQREGRRIIAAGTTTTRTLEHCAQQAAGQLLAPHSGETSIFLSPGYEFKIITGLLTNFHLPESTLLMLVAAFANRDHGTEAVLAAYNHAVHEKYRFFSYGDCMLLL encoded by the coding sequence GTGCTCGTCAAAGACTTCCACTTCGATCTCCCCGAAGAACTCATCGCCCAAGCTCCTCCCGCTGTCCGCGGCTCCAGCCGCATGATGCTCCTCGACCGCGCCACCGGCCACTTCCGCGACGACCACTTCCGCAACCTCCCCACCATCCTCCGTCCCGGCGACCTCCTCATCCTCAACGACAGCCGAGTCATCCCCGCGCGCCTCTACGCCACCCGCGCCCGCAGCACGCACACGCAGCCCAACTCGCCCGACCCCACCGGCCGCATCGAAGTCCTCCTCACCCAGCACCTCGGCGCCACCGACTGGTCCGTACTCGTCCGCCCCAGCCGCAAAATCCAGCCCGGCGAACGCCTCCTCTTCCACGCGCCAAATCAAACGCAACCCGTCCTCGAAGCCGAAGTCATCGACGCCACAGACTTCGGCGAACGCACCCTGCGCTTCAATCCAGTCGAAAACTTCCACGCCGTCCTCGACCAGATCGGCCACATGCCGCTCCCGCCCTACATCCATCGAGAAGACCGCGCCGAAGACCGCGACCGCTACCAGACCGTCTATGCCCGAAAAGCGGAGTCACACCAACCCGGCAGCGCCGCCGCGCCCACCGCCGGCCTGCACTTCACGCCCGAGATCCTCGCCCAGCTCCAGCAAAACAGCATCCAGGTCGAATACCTCACCCTCCACGTCGGCCTCGGCACCTTCCAGCCCGTCCGCGTCGACGACCTCGCCGACATCCGCCTCCACTCCGAGCACTACACCCTGCCCGCCGCCACCGCCGAAGCCATCAACCGCGCCCAGCGCGAAGGCCGCCGCATCATCGCCGCCGGCACCACCACCACCCGCACCCTCGAACACTGCGCCCAGCAGGCAGCCGGCCAGCTGCTCGCGCCCCACTCCGGCGAAACCAGCATCTTCCTGAGCCCCGGCTACGAATTCAAGATCATCACCGGCCTGCTCACCAACTTCCACCTCCCCGAATCCACCCTCCTGATGCTCGTCGCGGCCTTCGCCAACCGCGACCACGGCACCGAAGCAGTCCTCGCCGCCTACAACCACGCCGTCCACGAAAAATATCGCTTCTTCTCCTACGGCGACTGCATGCTCCTCCTCTAA
- a CDS encoding glycoside hydrolase family 27 protein codes for MNLFRRCALFAALAAFALISTPLRGQSSGIAMTPPMGWNSWNHFHRNVTDAIIRQQADAMVSSGMRDAGYIYINIDDTWEGGRDAQGNILTNSKFPDMKALADYVHSKGLKLGIYSSPGAKTCAGFEGSLGYEEQDAKTYAAWGIDYLKYDLCGLGVQMKAAGSHEAAHKIMVDAYVKMRDALRSTGRPIVYSLCQYGVDDVWKWGPSVGGNLWRTTGDINDTYARMADIGFNQQLGLAPYAGPGHWNDPDMLEVGNGGMTTDEYKTHMSLWAILAAPLLAGNDLTTMTPETLAILTNHDVIAVDQDKLGKQGDRVSADGLTEMWARPLEGGAEAVGIFNRGTSTATTEVDFHKLGFSGSVKARDLWLHKDLGSIKGPYSVTIPAHGVVMLRVWK; via the coding sequence ATGAATTTGTTTCGTCGATGTGCTCTGTTCGCTGCGCTTGCTGCGTTCGCGTTGATTTCAACTCCGCTGCGCGGGCAAAGCTCCGGTATCGCAATGACTCCGCCGATGGGGTGGAATAGCTGGAACCACTTCCACCGCAATGTGACCGATGCGATTATCCGCCAGCAGGCCGATGCGATGGTGTCGAGTGGGATGCGCGATGCGGGCTACATCTACATCAACATCGACGACACCTGGGAAGGTGGCCGGGATGCGCAGGGGAACATCCTGACGAACAGCAAATTTCCCGACATGAAGGCGCTTGCGGATTATGTGCACAGCAAAGGATTGAAGCTGGGTATCTATTCTTCGCCGGGTGCGAAGACGTGTGCGGGGTTTGAAGGCAGCCTGGGCTATGAGGAGCAGGATGCGAAGACGTATGCGGCGTGGGGCATCGATTATCTGAAGTACGATCTGTGCGGGCTTGGAGTGCAGATGAAGGCGGCTGGCTCGCATGAGGCGGCGCACAAGATCATGGTGGATGCGTACGTGAAGATGCGGGATGCGCTGCGCAGCACGGGGCGGCCGATTGTTTATAGCCTCTGCCAGTATGGCGTGGACGATGTGTGGAAGTGGGGGCCGAGCGTGGGCGGCAATCTGTGGCGCACGACGGGTGATATCAACGACACCTATGCGCGTATGGCCGACATAGGATTCAATCAGCAGCTTGGGCTTGCGCCTTATGCCGGGCCGGGACATTGGAACGATCCGGACATGCTGGAGGTGGGCAATGGCGGCATGACCACCGATGAATACAAGACCCACATGAGCCTGTGGGCAATTCTTGCTGCGCCTCTGCTGGCGGGCAACGATCTGACGACGATGACGCCGGAGACGCTGGCGATTCTGACCAACCACGATGTGATTGCTGTCGATCAGGACAAGCTAGGCAAGCAGGGCGATCGCGTGTCCGCGGATGGCTTGACGGAGATGTGGGCGCGACCGCTCGAAGGCGGCGCGGAGGCTGTGGGGATCTTCAATCGTGGCACGTCAACGGCGACGACCGAGGTGGACTTTCACAAGCTGGGGTTCTCTGGCTCGGTGAAGGCGCGCGACCTGTGGCTGCATAAGGACCTGGGCAGCATCAAGGGACCTTACAGCGTCACGATTCCTGCGCATGGTGTGGTGATGTTGCGCGTGTGGAAGTAA
- a CDS encoding tetratricopeptide repeat protein: MPSPSKLRHLLKHSWLPIAFLFSTIHALAQTSPSAETIENSGRLVLVLPFDNHTGQQNLAWIGESFPDTLNQRLASAGFLPINHDDLQYALDHLGLPSDFRPTRATTIRIAQTLDANYVIIGSYNVTNGRISAQAQVLNVNQLHMSHPLADSSELARLFDVENAIAWKVANDIVPNFSIAEQTFLSAPSVPLSAFEDYIRGNNATTPDERVNRLQDAVRLAPDYSAALLALGKAQYANRDFDNAAATLAKVPHSDRRALEANFYLGLARFNSGKYAEAESAFAFVASRLPLPEVVNNQAVATARQGRNAVPLFRRASAADPNDPDYHYNLAVSLYRQGDFAGATTEVNQTLKLRPTDAEAAQLKASIATGKKPDAKTAANTTDTDPSSFDPLERIRRTYSEASFRQAAFEIDQMRAMRMATLPKDQQAKQYTELGHEYLGEGLIPEAEQQFQSALKADPSSSEAHAGLAQVRERTGNNQQARTEAEASLRLQPNAPAYLVLAHLEYQANQLDAAAADVSNALKLDPKNSAALGMKQALQSRGKTLP, encoded by the coding sequence GTGCCGAGCCCGTCCAAACTCCGCCATCTCCTGAAGCACTCCTGGCTTCCCATCGCGTTCCTCTTCTCAACCATCCACGCCCTCGCGCAGACTAGCCCCAGCGCCGAAACCATCGAGAACTCGGGCCGTCTCGTCCTCGTCCTTCCATTCGACAACCACACCGGCCAGCAAAACCTCGCATGGATCGGCGAGTCCTTCCCCGACACGCTCAACCAGCGGCTCGCCTCCGCCGGCTTTCTCCCCATCAACCACGACGACCTCCAGTACGCGCTCGACCACCTCGGCCTGCCGTCCGACTTCCGTCCCACCCGCGCCACCACCATCCGCATCGCGCAAACACTCGACGCCAACTACGTCATCATCGGCAGCTACAACGTCACCAACGGACGCATCTCCGCGCAGGCGCAGGTCCTCAACGTCAACCAGCTCCACATGTCACATCCGCTTGCCGACTCAAGCGAGCTCGCGCGCCTCTTCGATGTCGAAAACGCCATCGCCTGGAAGGTCGCCAACGATATCGTTCCCAACTTCTCCATTGCCGAGCAGACATTCCTGAGCGCGCCCTCCGTGCCCCTCAGCGCATTCGAGGACTACATCCGCGGCAACAACGCCACCACACCCGACGAGCGCGTCAATCGCCTCCAGGACGCCGTCCGCCTCGCGCCCGACTACTCCGCTGCCCTGCTCGCACTCGGCAAAGCGCAGTATGCCAATCGCGACTTCGACAACGCCGCCGCAACACTCGCCAAGGTTCCCCACTCCGACCGCCGCGCTCTCGAAGCCAACTTCTACCTCGGCCTCGCCCGCTTCAACTCTGGCAAGTACGCTGAAGCCGAATCAGCATTCGCCTTCGTCGCCAGCCGTCTTCCGCTTCCCGAAGTCGTCAACAATCAGGCCGTCGCCACCGCGCGCCAGGGACGCAACGCCGTCCCACTCTTCCGCCGCGCCTCTGCAGCCGACCCCAACGACCCCGACTACCACTACAACCTCGCCGTCTCGCTCTACCGTCAGGGAGATTTCGCCGGAGCCACCACTGAAGTCAATCAAACCCTGAAGCTCCGGCCCACCGACGCCGAAGCCGCGCAACTCAAAGCCTCCATCGCCACCGGCAAAAAGCCCGACGCAAAGACCGCAGCGAACACCACCGACACTGACCCTTCATCCTTCGATCCGCTCGAACGCATCCGCCGCACCTACTCCGAAGCCTCCTTCCGTCAGGCCGCCTTTGAGATCGACCAGATGCGCGCCATGCGCATGGCCACCCTGCCCAAAGACCAGCAGGCAAAGCAATACACCGAGCTGGGCCACGAATATCTCGGCGAAGGCCTCATCCCCGAGGCCGAGCAGCAGTTCCAGTCCGCGCTCAAAGCCGACCCATCCAGCTCCGAAGCCCACGCAGGCCTCGCGCAGGTCCGCGAACGCACTGGCAACAATCAGCAGGCGCGCACCGAAGCCGAAGCCTCGCTCAGGCTCCAGCCCAACGCTCCCGCATATCTCGTTCTCGCGCACCTCGAATATCAGGCCAACCAACTCGACGCCGCAGCCGCAGACGTCAGCAACGCCCTCAAGCTCGACCCCAAAAACTCCGCCGCCCTCGGCATGAAGCAGGCCCTCCAGTCCCGCGGAAAGACCCTCCCGTGA
- a CDS encoding ArnT family glycosyltransferase: MKRLRNARKPLGDIPPWKLYPLFFAVVYFSHLTLLRLPYFWDEAGYYIPAAWDFYRTGSLIPQTTLTNAHPPLPSILLAAWWHLSGFVPSGTRTLVCMVSAAALLGVFKLARSLCTRSVAAVTAILTAIYPIWFAQSTLAHADIFAAAFTLWAFAFYLEPEPASSTRNQISVAFLFSLAALSKETAIVTPVALALWETFLLIRSSRAIPRREHTRWIIALLIPILPLAAWYAYHYHATGFIFGNPQFLRYNATANLGLHRIALSLWHRLLHLTVHMNLYVAVICAAAALFIPATPESPKGLQKPALQAIAVIFIANWIAFSILGGALLTRYLLPVYPLIILLCVTTWHRHLRRWWLLAALTAAAFLSGIWIYPPYPFAPEDNLAYRDMVVLHVEAVHIIEHRYPKAIVLTAWPATSELARPELGYTRTPIKTVAIDNFSFGEIEKAAADPGSYDTALIFSTKIDPRGINLARANRASDAKYFDYHQDLDPTEVAALLHGNIVWQAHRNAEWAAILRFPRIVNASLTPLSLPLR, translated from the coding sequence GTGAAACGCCTGCGCAACGCCCGAAAGCCCCTCGGCGACATCCCGCCCTGGAAGCTCTACCCGCTCTTCTTCGCGGTCGTTTACTTCTCGCACCTCACGCTGTTGCGTCTTCCCTACTTCTGGGACGAGGCCGGCTACTACATCCCCGCCGCGTGGGACTTCTACCGCACCGGCTCGCTCATTCCGCAAACCACGCTGACCAACGCGCACCCGCCGCTGCCATCCATCCTGCTCGCAGCCTGGTGGCATCTCTCAGGATTCGTCCCCAGCGGCACCCGCACCCTCGTCTGCATGGTGAGCGCAGCAGCCCTGCTCGGCGTCTTCAAGCTCGCGCGATCGCTCTGCACAAGATCCGTCGCCGCCGTCACAGCAATCCTTACCGCGATCTACCCCATCTGGTTCGCGCAAAGCACACTCGCCCACGCCGACATCTTCGCCGCCGCCTTCACCCTCTGGGCCTTCGCCTTCTACCTCGAACCCGAGCCAGCGTCTTCCACGCGCAATCAAATCTCCGTAGCCTTTCTCTTCTCGCTCGCCGCACTGTCGAAAGAAACAGCCATCGTCACGCCAGTCGCGCTCGCCCTCTGGGAGACATTCCTCCTCATCCGCAGCAGCCGAGCCATTCCACGCCGCGAACACACTAGATGGATCATCGCTCTACTCATCCCCATCCTTCCACTCGCAGCCTGGTACGCCTACCACTACCACGCCACAGGATTCATCTTCGGCAACCCACAATTCCTTCGCTACAACGCTACCGCGAACCTCGGCTTACATCGCATCGCGCTCAGCCTCTGGCACCGCCTCCTGCACCTCACCGTGCACATGAACCTCTACGTCGCCGTCATCTGCGCTGCGGCCGCATTGTTCATTCCAGCCACACCCGAGTCACCGAAGGGCCTGCAAAAGCCCGCCTTGCAGGCCATCGCCGTCATCTTCATCGCCAACTGGATCGCCTTCTCCATCCTCGGCGGAGCGCTGCTCACGCGCTATCTTCTTCCGGTCTATCCGCTCATCATCCTGCTCTGCGTGACGACCTGGCATCGCCACCTGCGCCGATGGTGGCTCCTGGCCGCGCTCACTGCAGCCGCATTCCTCAGCGGCATCTGGATCTACCCGCCCTACCCCTTCGCACCCGAAGACAATCTCGCCTACCGCGACATGGTCGTCCTGCACGTAGAAGCCGTCCACATCATTGAGCACCGTTACCCCAAAGCCATCGTGCTCACCGCCTGGCCCGCAACCAGCGAGCTTGCACGCCCCGAGCTAGGCTACACACGCACGCCCATCAAAACCGTCGCCATCGACAACTTCTCCTTCGGTGAAATCGAAAAAGCCGCCGCCGACCCCGGCTCCTACGACACAGCGCTCATCTTCTCCACCAAGATCGACCCGCGCGGCATCAATCTCGCTCGCGCAAACAGGGCATCCGACGCGAAGTACTTCGACTACCACCAGGACCTCGACCCCACCGAAGTCGCCGCGCTGCTCCACGGCAACATCGTCTGGCAAGCTCACCGCAACGCCGAGTGGGCCGCCATCCTCCGCTTCCCCCGCATCGTCAACGCCTCACTCACACCTTTGTCGCTGCCTCTGAGATAG
- a CDS encoding outer membrane beta-barrel protein, with product MLNPPRLSCVFAALLCVAAVLAGPTAQAQYDSPTIPGPISDALSHVDIGVSGVGSITQSSTGPVQNSTQPAANVSIDPSKTVGALITVRYTFKPLVGFEFNYGYSRYDQKFTGVSGTPGVFGVQNNAKEYTFGYVAQLHQYFGLTPFVAGGGGTTAFRPTTNGGQGLLSQGRATYYYAVGANTNLGSKHFGLRAQFRQKFYIAPDFGQNYLTILKHTSTFEPGIGFFIHF from the coding sequence ATGTTGAATCCGCCCCGCCTGTCGTGTGTCTTCGCCGCCCTGCTTTGTGTCGCCGCAGTCCTGGCTGGACCAACCGCTCAAGCCCAGTACGATTCCCCCACCATCCCCGGCCCCATCTCCGACGCGCTCTCGCACGTCGACATCGGCGTCAGCGGCGTCGGCTCGATCACGCAGTCGTCCACCGGCCCCGTGCAGAACAGCACCCAGCCCGCGGCCAACGTATCCATCGACCCCAGTAAGACCGTCGGCGCGCTCATCACCGTCCGCTACACTTTCAAGCCCCTCGTCGGCTTCGAGTTCAACTACGGCTACTCCCGCTACGACCAGAAATTCACCGGCGTCTCCGGAACTCCAGGCGTCTTCGGTGTGCAGAACAACGCCAAGGAATACACCTTCGGCTACGTCGCCCAGCTTCATCAGTACTTCGGTCTCACGCCCTTCGTCGCTGGCGGCGGCGGCACAACCGCCTTTCGTCCCACCACCAACGGTGGTCAGGGTTTGCTGAGCCAGGGACGCGCCACCTACTATTACGCCGTCGGCGCCAACACCAACCTCGGCTCAAAGCACTTCGGCCTGCGCGCTCAGTTCCGTCAGAAGTTCTACATCGCACCCGACTTCGGCCAGAACTACCTCACCATCCTCAAACACACCAGCACCTTCGAACCCGGCATCGGCTTCTTCATCCACTTCTAG
- a CDS encoding DUF3467 domain-containing protein — protein sequence MNQPHAPKGPDQTTVNITNTPDYREGYANSVQVRMSVWDFFLVFGTMSQEKPDELNMRNFQGIYLSPQQAKALWNVLGHNLAQYEQAFGTLTLEQVPQPGGPVH from the coding sequence ATGAACCAGCCGCACGCGCCCAAAGGTCCGGACCAGACCACCGTCAACATCACCAACACCCCCGACTACCGCGAGGGCTACGCCAACAGCGTCCAGGTCCGCATGAGCGTCTGGGACTTCTTCCTCGTCTTCGGCACCATGTCGCAGGAAAAACCGGACGAGCTCAACATGCGCAACTTCCAGGGCATCTATCTCAGCCCGCAGCAAGCCAAGGCGCTCTGGAACGTACTCGGTCATAATCTCGCTCAGTACGAGCAGGCTTTCGGAACGCTCACGCTGGAGCAGGTTCCTCAACCTGGCGGTCCCGTCCATTAG